TTTCATATCAATGCCCCCCCTGTTTTGGAGAAACCACCGCAGCGTCAGTATTCCCAGCGAGTGCCGCATCCAGCATGACCATGTCATCTACACTATTTATTCCACATTCGGGGCATTTTACATCCCCTTGACTTTGATCCTGATCCTGTACTACAGAATTTACCACGCTGCAAAGAGCCTTTACCAAAAGCGGGGTTCAAGCCGCCACCTCAGCAACAGGAGCACCGACAGCCAGAACTCTTTTGCCAGCTGCAAGCTCACACAGACATTCTGCGTCTCGGACTTCTCCACATCCGACCCAACCACAGAGTTTGATAAAATCAACGCATCCGTGAGGATCCCTCCTTTTGAGAATGACTTGGACCCGGCTGGCGACCGGCAGCAGATCTCCACAACACGAGAACGAAAGGCTGCTCGCATCTTGGGGCTGATTTTAGGTGCTTTCATTTTGTCCTGGTTGCCCTTTTTCATCAAGGAGCTGCTTGTGGGCCTCCACATTTGCACTGTCTCTCCAGAAGTAGCAGACTTCTTGACCTGGCTTGGGTATGTCAACTCGCTCATCAACCCTTTGCTGTACACGAGCTTTAACGAGGATTTCAAGCTGGCCTTTAGAAAGCTCATCAGGTGTCGAGAACATACTTAAAAGTACTGAGAGATGATGATGCTGGCATGACTCCTGGCcttaaaaatgagcaaaattatTTGACTCTGCCACTGTTTCCCTTGATAAAGGGGATTTTTGTGTTTGCCTATCTTCTTGACTGTTCTTCAGCCTGTAATTCATTATGCCATTTTTTAATCTCTAGTGAAATTCGTAGTAAAAggtttgaaataaatttattctacaaaggaaaagattttttagaaatgcaacaacaaaaaatatcacTAGTATTAGGTACTCATGTCTCTAAGACATTTTGTGTAATCAAtgattcaagaagaaaaaacaaaattcactTTTATACTTTTTCCATTTAAGAATCAAACATCAAAATTATGTACTGTATGAAATAAACCCCATAAATACATattcaaaaattaataaacacttCATGATCATGACAGTTCAACAGCATCTCTTTACTACGGCGTTGTGAAAAAGCTGTAACAGCCATTTAGGAGGAAAATTACCACCATTTCCACCTTGGGTTGAGGCAGAATAAACTATTCcttttttcagaaatacactcccaaaacagaaagcaaagttCAGTTCATTGCATCTAGAAATGATCCCATTTCATGACCCaaaggcattttttaaagtgtCTCTCTTTGTGTAATATTCCAGATTTACATTCAAGGTATTGGGCAGACAGCTGTGAAGTTGTTCTGCAATTGAGAGGATGCAGCAAGCAAGTGTCATACTTGTGAAACTAACTGCACATCTGAGCAGTCACACTTCCAATACCACTAACCCTACTTCTTCAGGCCTTGTGCCTCAGTCAGTTCTGGGGTGGTGTTTTTCACTTGTGCCACACTTCACCTGAATGTTGTGGTGCACAACCCCAAGGATCTATGGATCTTACCCCCACCAAGTCAGACAACTGGATATCTTCTCAGCAGGCCAGCTATATACAGAAATTCAAAAACATCAGTTTAACCTAATTATTTCTGAATATCAGGggaaaaattcagtaaaataatttattttaaatagcagTCTGCACATATGCCTTGTTCTCATCTCAGAATTTCCAATGGCCATCTTGCCCACCTAACCTCTGGTCAGGTGCTCTGGTAGGATTTCTTGCTCTGGGAGTCCTTCACAGACCTACTTCCCTTGTCCTGAGAGACAAAAAGTACTTTGTATCCTATCTTTTCTGCTTATGGAAGTTAAAATTTTCTGATTCAAATGAATTGTGGAAATCAGTCTGGGAAGAGGCAGAATCAAAGCTGAGAATTTGGTATTGTCCATTTGAAACTCCTAAGcatgatttaaatatttattaccaCCTTGCAcccttttcttccctgtctATTTTTCTGGACAAATTCTTTTTGAATTACACCAATACACAACAAAGGCAACACCACATATGTCAACCTGACATCCAATAACTGTGAAAACTATAGTATGGCAGCTCCAAATCCATCAAAACAAATACTAGAGGTAGCAAAAGTGTTGTAACAGCACTGGaagccatctctgaaaaatgttttggaaatttACAAGATGacaataatttttcttatcAAGAGTCAAGGAAGTGTAAGTAATATGTGGGTAATAAACTGCAAATGGAACTGGGAAATGACATCCTTATTGGTGAGAGAAAGCATTTGGCTGGAAAGACACAGTGCCACAAGCTGAGTGCAAACCAAGTCTGAAGGTGACAAAAGGGTGACCTGCTGCTTACCCACATGCAGTGGGATTCTTCTTCCAGGACTCCCTGCCTGAGTTTGAGGTCCACTCCAGCTGTCCTTCTGAAGCTACTGTTGCAGTTGCCTCCAGCAGATACCTTTGGACTCCCTACTAGCAAACAATAATACctaaaaagagaggaaaattatGTCAGCCactaaaaatttcttttagTGAGGAAGTACAGATATCTGTtatggtttttcctttttgcagctTGTTGGAGGTGGAAATTGTTGATTGGAATCAGGGAAGTGTGTCCTGACCCTGTCTATCAACAAAGCTTCCAAAGCAGTTCCCCAGGGTTGATATGCTactaagaaaaaagaaaaaaaaaaaaaaaaaaaaaaaaaaaaaaaaaaaaaaaaaaaaccccaccctggaaattaaaataaaaatgtggtaTTTGTAAGAAGTGCTgcagtatattttttttctttcagaaagaacaACAGAATTTATTATTAAAGAACAAGGATTCAGCACAATTTCTGAAATGGCAGAGAAAATGGGACACACAAGCAGTTATGGCTAGAAGAGAGTAGATTTTGGTGTCCCTTAGGTGCACAAgggtgcccagctgctgtgatGACCAGAAAGGGAAGAGTGAGAGTGCAAGACTGCCCCAGCAGACTGTCTGAGCCACCCCAAGGAGCTCAGCTGAGGCAGAAGCTGCACCCAGCCAGGTTCTTTGGGGCTGTCTCTGGCTCAGCTGTGGGGTGGGtgggctgcacagggctctTTGCTAGGAGAAGGAAGGGGTGGGAGTGACAGTGCTGGTGAAAGGTGTTTCAGAggagaaaaccagcaaaatgaGAGATGCTTCCAGTTCTGACAACAGCTCAGTCAACACTGTTGCCAAAACTGACACTCATTTAAACCCCTAAATGTGGCTGAAGGGCTGGAAATGCTGACTGTGacctccacagcagctgccataGGCAGGTAGCAGTGCTTCAGAAACAGGATGAAAGCTGTAATATACAGGAGCTGCATCATCTTTATTTCTACTAAAGGATTCCTTTTAGTATGTGAACACTGTTATTACCACTCCAACTACCAATCAGGTTGAAGGCTGTattcaattttaatatttagaggtaattaacaggaaaaaacagatgGATGGCTAATTTCCGTGCTTTCCTGTTAAATAAAGACTCACCATTCACTGCCAGCTGACTACTGATTTTCTAATTAAGTCATTAGCTAAACACAGAGCATGTTTTCCAACAAATGCCACTAGATTGATGAAGATGTATGTTTTCCCCATGATCAGAATCAAAGTCAGGAACAATATAAAGGATTGGCTACTTAACTCAACTTGATCAGAAATTACCAGTCTTcccatgaaaatgaaaacttttgctAGTCTGACACCACTGTTTGgcaacatctttttttttcttttttttctgttgagttTTTGCTGCCTTTACAATGGGTTTGGAGACATTTTTTGATGTGTCCACGGCAACTCCTCATTCACACCTATCCTGGATCAGGCCCACTCACTCCATGTTGTGCAATAGAAGATCTTTCCAACAAGCTCTTAGTGATGTATTCAAGACCTACAGACTACCTCCATCTTCATCAATATCTCTAAATCATCCTGCAACCTCAAAGCCTTATTTTCTCTCATGGTACCCTTGCAAAGGTGTCTTGCTGTACAACCCTCActtcctgcctgtcctgccttTGGGTTTCTGACTGTCTAATCCCTAAATTTATTGTGGTCCTACTGGAGCAAGCCCCTgttctcccctcctctctctgcagTTATTAGAATTCCTATGATTGTGGCAGTTCAAGTCTGCAAGATTTTACTGTCTTACATGTATCCAGGCCACTTCCAGAAGATTTTTACTCTCTGTAAGCAGCCAGTGCTTTGGAGTGAGTTCATACATCCCTGAAGACTGCATAAATCAACAAGTTGTCCTCCCCAAAACACAGACTCCTAAAATGCTATTTTACctattttttaatcttgttgtttttcttctgtaacCTATCTTTTTGTTCCCTTTCTTCCACATTAAAATTGACCCTTGTATTGTTCTTATATGGACCATTATCTTTGCTTTTAGGGACCTGCCCCTGCACAGGTTACTCAGGTTTCACTCAGCTCCTACTCTTCCACCTGTGCCAACCACAACTCTCTTCTCTGCAAGGTTTGTCCTCACCACTTCCATGAACTTTCCACATCTCTCCTGTTCCTTGCAGCtaatgggttttttcccttctcaaaACCATTTCTGAT
Above is a genomic segment from Zonotrichia leucophrys gambelii isolate GWCS_2022_RI chromosome 3, RI_Zleu_2.0, whole genome shotgun sequence containing:
- the HTR1E gene encoding 5-hydroxytryptamine receptor 1E, with translation MNFTNCTTEASEAAKPKTVTEKMLVTLTLATITTLTMLLNSAVIAAISTTKKLHQPANYLICSLAVTDLLVAVLVMPLSITYIMMDKWTLGYFICEIWLSVDMTCCTCSILHLCVIALDRYWAITDAIEYARKRTAKRAGLMIVTVWTISVFISMPPLFWRNHRSVSIPSECRIQHDHVIYTIYSTFGAFYIPLTLILILYYRIYHAAKSLYQKRGSSRHLSNRSTDSQNSFASCKLTQTFCVSDFSTSDPTTEFDKINASVRIPPFENDLDPAGDRQQISTTRERKAARILGLILGAFILSWLPFFIKELLVGLHICTVSPEVADFLTWLGYVNSLINPLLYTSFNEDFKLAFRKLIRCREHT